A portion of the Punica granatum isolate Tunisia-2019 chromosome 7, ASM765513v2, whole genome shotgun sequence genome contains these proteins:
- the LOC116213474 gene encoding isocitrate dehydrogenase [NADP]-like: protein MLKSAILRSSAMTAGATFLSSKLSPRSSFISLSNPGLRLHSSSSSWSSCLFHGGIPRDRVSFAGGSGRVTLRCFASAAAPSADRIQVQNPIVEMDGDEMTRIIWRMIKDKLIFPHLELDIKYYDLGILNRDATDDKITVESAEATLKYNVAVKCATITPDETRVKEFGLKSMWRSPNGTIRNILNGTVFREPILCRNIPRIIPGWKKPICIGRHAFGDQYRATDMIINGPGKLKMVYVPKDGGKPMELDVYDFKGPGVALAMYNVDESIEAFAESSMLMAFSKKWPLYLSTKNTILKKYDGRFKDIFQEVYEKNWKHKFEEHSIWYEHRLIDDMVAYALKSEGGYVWACKNYDGDVQSDLLAQGFGSLGLMTSVLLSSDGKTLEAEAAHGTVTRHFRLYQKGQETSTNSIASVFAWTRGLEHRAKLDKNDKLLDFVHKLESACIETVEAGKMTKDLALLVHGPKVSREHYLDTEEFIDAVAQNLNSKLREPAPV from the exons ATGCTGAAATCCGCCATCCTCCGATCATCCGCCATGACCGCCGGCGCTACTTTCTTATCCTCGAAGCTCTCGCCGCGCTCTTCTTTCATTTCTCTATCGAACCCGGGGCTTCGCCTCCATAGCTCCTCCTCTTCCTGGagctcgtgcctcttccatGGCGGGATTCCAAGGGACAGAGTGTCTTTCGCCGGTGGCAGCGGTCGCGTCACGCTCCGTTGTTTCGCTTCTGCGGCTGCACCTTCTGCTGATAGAATCCAAGTCCAGAATCCTATCGTAGAGATGGACG GTGATGAGATGACGAGGATAATATGGAGAATGATAAAAGATAAA CTCATATTTCCTCATCTGGAATTggatattaaatattatgacTTGGGGATATTGAATCGTGATGCAACCGATGACAAAATCACTGTAGAGAGTGCTGAGGCCACTCTAAA ATATAATGTCGCTGTAAAGTGTGCTACGATCACCCCAG ATGAGACCAGAGTGAAAGAATTTGGTTTGAAGTCTATGTGGAGGAGTCCAAATGGAACAATTAGAAACATACTAAATG GTACGGTTTTCCGAGAGCCAATCCTTTGTCGGAACATCCCAAGAATCATACCTG GGTGGAAGAAACCCATCTGCATTGGTAGGCATGCTTTTGGTGATCAGTATCGTGCTACTGACATGATTATTAATGGGCCAGGAAAGCTCAAAATGGTTTATG TTCCAAAAGATGGAGGCAAGCCCATGGAGCTTGATGTGTATGATTTCAAGGGACCAGGTGTCGCACTTGCAATGTATAATGTTGATGAG TCCATTGAAGCTTTTGCGGAGTCCTCAATGTTAATGGCATTTTCTAAGAAGTGGCCCTTATACTTGAGCACCAAGAACACAATTCTCAAGAAGTACGATGGCAG ATTTAAGGATATATTCCAGGAGGTATATGAAAAGAATTGGAAGCACAAGTTTGAAGAACATTCTATATG GTATGAACATCGATTAATTGATGACATGGTGGCCTATGCACTAAAAAGTGAAGGTGGTTATGTTTGGGCTTGCAAGAATTATGATGGGGATGTTCAAAGCGATTTACTTGCTCAAG GATTTGGTTCCCTTGGTCTCATGACTTCTGTATTG TTATCTTCTGATGGCAAGACATTGGAAGCTGAGGCTGCTCATGGTACCGTAACTCGTCATTTCCGGTTATATCAGAAGGGACAAGAAACTAGTACCAACAGCATTGCTTCTGTATTTGCATGGACTCGAGGATTGGAGCATAG GGCAAAGCTGGATAAGAATGATAAGCTGCTTGATTTCGTTCACAAGTTGGAATCAGCATGCATTGAAACTGTGGAAGCCGGGAAAATGACCAAAGATCTCGCCCTCTTGGTTCACGGACCCAA AGTATCGAGGGAGCATTACCTGGACACAGAAGAATTTATTGATGCAGTCGCTCAGAATCTGAACTCCAAACTTCGGGAACCTGCCCCCGTCTAG
- the LOC116213476 gene encoding GDSL esterase/lipase At3g27950-like has translation MLLGKMLCVFVLLGFSLTSGKLAGGASSSPSCKFPAIYNFGDSNSDTGAHSAVFVQIPAPYGETFFKKPSKRLSDGRVIIDIIAEKLGVPYLSAYLDSLGTNFRQGANFATAGSSILPGFFSPFDLGVQISQFSQFKSRTTELYNNVSSSGEASHDCVIPKPDDFLKALYVFDIGQNDLTLGFQNMTPPQVVATFPNILNRFTQAVQVRYTYTHLVFHKNPLWDFMEKEKSLFCRNSCPKNLFVLSILQQLYGEGARSFWIHNTGPLGCIPLMALPVELRNVTLDPIGCVGFMNDVAQEFNQQLKEAVTQLRTQLPQAKLTYVDVYAAKFALISDAKNQGFAPSLEYCCGTFSPVFVMCGTSVQVNGTTFNGTACSDPSNRIIWDGIHYTEAANLWVASRILNGSFSDPPVPISGACP, from the exons ATGTTACTGGGAAAAATGCTGTGCGTCTTTGTTTTACTCGGGTTTTCACTGACAAGTGGGAAGCTTGCTGGGGGTGCTTCATCTTCGCCAAGCTGTAAATTTCCGGCTATTTACAACTTCGGGGACTCAAACTCCGACACCGGGGCCCACTCTGCTGTCTTCGTTCAGATTCCGGCTCCATATGGCGAAACCTTCTTCAAGAAGCCATCCAAGAGGTTGTCTGATGGGCGTGTCATCATTGATATTATCG CCGAGAAACTAGGAGTACCATATCTAAGCGCGTACTTGGACTCCTTGGGCACAAATTTTAGACAAGGAGCGAACTTTGCGACAGCAGGCTCTTCCATTCTGCCTGGTTTTTTCAGCCCTTTCGATCTTGGAGTTCAGATATCTCAGTTCTCACAGTTTAAGTCCCGAACTACTGAACTCTACAATAATGTATCCAGTTCCG GCGAGGCGTCGCATGACTGCGTCATTCCGAAGCCTGATGATTTCTTGAAGGCCCTTTATGTGTTTGATATCGGGCAAAATGATCTCACTCTTGGCTTCCAGAACATGACACCCCCTCAAGTTGTCGCTACTTTCCCCAACATCCTCAACCGCTTCACACAGGCCGTGCAGGTGAGATATACATATACTCATTTAGTCTTCCATAAAAATCCTCTCTGGGACTTTatggagaaagaaaaaagtctcTTTTGTCGGAATTCATGCCCGAAAAACTTGTTTGTGCTTTCGATTCTGCAGCAACTCTATGGTGAAGGGGCAAGGTCTTTCTGGATCCACAACACGGGCCCGCTTGGGTGCATACCATTAATGGCATTGCCTGTTGAGCTCAGAAATGTCACTCTTGACCCGATCGGCTGTGTAGGCTTCATGAATGACGTGGCGCAAGAATTCAACCAGCAACTTAAGGAAGCAGTGACGCAGCTAAGGACACAGCTCCCACAGGCTAAGCTCACTTATGTTGATGTTTACGCCGCTAAGTTCGCACTGATCAGCGATGCCAAGAACCAAG gttttgctccttcattggaGTATTGTTGTGGGACATTCTCGCCCGTGTTCGTAATGTGTGGAACTTCAGTTCAAGTGAATGGAACCACCTTTAATGGCACTGCCTGTAGTGATCCTTCGAACCGTATCATTTGGGATGGGATTCACTACACAGAAGCAGCTAACTTGTGGGTTGCTTCTCGGATCCTCAACGGTTCCTTCTCCGACCCTCCAGTCCCTATATCTGGCGCCTGCCCTTAA
- the LOC116213475 gene encoding phosphoenolpyruvate/phosphate translocator 2, chloroplastic-like yields the protein MQSTALALSPSTPFLKPRNQTLILSPIRLPRRPAPGCCCLPSRFDTRVISSLFLALSLRKREVGVKVRATSVPGSASDDGSPKSGAAVRTLQLAVMFGVWYLLNIYFNIYNKQVLKVYPFPATVTAFQFACGTLIILLMWTFNLHPRPKLTKSQLAAVLPLAVAHTMGNLLTNISLGKVAVSFTHTIKAMEPFFTVVLGALLVGEKPSLWVVSSLVPIVGGVALASFTEASFNWIGFCSAMASNLTNQSRNVLSKKLMVKEEETLDNINLFSVITVISFILLVPSAVLMEGIKFSPSYLQSSASQGLNLKELYVRSLVSGLCFHSYQQVSYSILGMVSPVTHSVGNCVKRVVVIVSSVLFFQTPISPINALGTALALAGVFLYSGAKRMKPKLKAS from the exons ATGCAGAGTACAGCTCTTGCTCTGTCTCCTTCAACTCCATTTCTCAAACCTCGCAACCAGACACTAATCCTCAGCCCGATCAGACTCCCTCGCAGACCAGCTCCCGGCTGCTGCTGTCTTCCTTCGCGGTTCGATACTCGTGTTATCTCTTCTTTGTTTCTCGCCTTGAGTTTGAGGAAAAGAGAGGTTGGTGTTAAGGTCAGGGCCACCTCGGTCCCGGGAAGCGCCTCTGATGATGGCTCGCCAAAGTCCGGCGCGGCAGTCAGGACTCTGCAGCTTGCAGTCATGTTCGGAGTCTGGTACCTTTTGAACATTTATTTCAACATATATAACAAGCAG GTCCTGAAGGTGTATCCATTCCCAGCAACAGTCACAGCCTTCCAATTCGCATGCGGGACCCTGATCATCCTGCTCATGTGGACGTTCAATCTCCACCCGAGACCAAAACTTACTAAATCTCAG CTTGCAGCAGTTCTGCCACTTGCTGTGGCTCACACAATGGGCAACCTCTTAACGAACATAAGTCTCGGGAAAGTTGCAGTCTCGTTCACTCACACCATCAAAGCGATGGAGCCCTTTTTCACGGTTGTCCTTGGTGCCCTGCTAGTTGGGGAG AAGCCTTCTCTCTGGGTGGTTTCTTCTTTAGTGCCCATTGTCGGCGGAGTAGCCCTAGCGTCCTTCACCGAGGCTTCTTTCAATTG GATCGGGTTCTGCAGTGCAATGGCTTCCAACTTGACCAACCAGTCCCGTAACGTTCTTAGCAAGAAGTTGATGGTTAAGGAAGAG GAAACACTGGACAATATCAATCTCTTTTCAGTGATAACCGTCATTTCCTTCATATTGCTCGTTCCCTCAGCTGTTTTGATGGAGGGCATCAAGTTTAGCCCTTCATACCTGCAGTCATCT GCTAGTCAAGGTTTAAATCTTAAAGAGCTGTACGTGAGATCCCTTGTTTCCGGGTTGTGCTTCCACTCATATCAGCAG GTCTCCTACAGTATACTCGGAATGGTGTCTCCCGTCACACATTCGGTAGGAAACTGCGTGAAGCGAGTGGTTGTTATAGTCTCATCAGTCCTCTTCTTCCAGACTCCAATCTCTCCAATAAACGCCCTCG GAACTGCATTGGCTCTTGCCGGAGTGTTCTTGTACTCAGGAGCAAAGCGAATGAAGCCAAAGTTAAAAGCTTCGTGA
- the LOC116214538 gene encoding GDSL esterase/lipase At5g14450-like — protein sequence MPPRRSLCIFEIIFVIVLATTNGSLVIGDPSGCKFPAIYNFGDSNSDTGANSAAFTQVPAPYGETFFKKPFKRLSDGRLIIDIIAEKLGMPYLNAYLDSIGTSFRHGANFAAAGSSILPGPFSPFDLAAQMSQFSQFKSRTAELYCNSSSSASDGTIPNPDDFSKALYTFDIGQSDLTLAFQNRTPPRVIISTFPGILDRLSQSLQQLYGEGARAFWIHNTGPIGCLPLMAFQFRFRGGTLDSNGCVGFMNDVAQEFNRQLKGSVAQLRAQLPLAKLTYVDIYSSKLELIINAKSQGFANPLDNCCGTFLPYVVMCGTSMQLNGTTIHGSSCSDPSTRISWDGIHYTEAANLWVASRILNGSFSDPPVPISGACP from the exons atgcCACCCAGAAGAAGTTTGTGCATCTTTGAGATAATTTTTGTTATTGTACTTGCCACTACGAATGGTAGCCTCGTGATTGGGGATCCATCGGGATGTAAGTTCCCTGCCATCTACAACTTTGGAGACTCGAACTCAGACACCGGGGCAAATTCTGCCGCGTTCACTCAGGTTCCAGCTCCGTACGGTGAAACCTTCTTCAAGAAGCCATTTAAGAGATTATCAGACGGCCGTCTAATTATTGATATAATTG CTGAGAAGCTTGGGATGCCGTACTTGAATGCGTACTTGGACTCTATTGGGACGAGTTTTAGGCACGGGGCAAACTTTGCAGCTGCAGGCTCTTCCATTCTACCCGGTCCTTTCAGCCCCTTCGATCTAGCTGCTCAAATGTCTCAGTTCTCTCAGTTCAAGTCACGAACTGCTGAACTTTATTGCAActcatcctcttcgg CGAGTGATGGAACGATTCCGAATCCCGATGACTTCTCAAAGGCCCTCTACACGTTCGATATTGGACAGAGCGATCTCACACTTGCCTTCCAGAACAGGACACCCCCTCGAGTCATCATATCAACGTTTCCCGGCATCCTTGATCGCCTCTCACAGTCATTGCAG CAACTTTATGGAGAAGGGGCAAGAGCTTTCTGGATCCATAACACCGGTCCGATTGGTTGCTTGCCCCTTATGGCGTTCCAATTTCGGTTCAGGGGTGGTACTCTGGATTCGAACGGGTGCGTGGGGTTCATGAATGATGTGGCTCAAGAATTCAACCGGCAACTTAAGGGCAGTGTGGCCCAACTAAGGGCACAGCTCCCACTGGCAAAGCTTACTTATGTCGATATCTATTCGTCTAAACTCGAACTCATCATCAATGCTAAGAGCCAAG GTTTTGCCAACCCGCTGGATAACTGTTGTGGGACATTTTTGCCGTACGTTGTGATGTGCGGGACTTCAATGCAATTGAATGGGACCACCATTCATGGCTCTTCGTGTAGTGATCCTTCGACTCGAATTAGTTGGGATGGCATTCATTATACAGAGGCTGCGAACCTGTGGGTTGCTTCTCGAATCCTCAACGGTTCCTTCTCTGACCCGCCAGTCCCCATCTCCGGCGCCTGTCCCTAG